A genomic region of Microbacterium schleiferi contains the following coding sequences:
- a CDS encoding LssY C-terminal domain-containing protein: MDGERRRSYSIGVALDWFFFVFAGVSALWLAYLSFTESFRVGWWGLLVAIAFWVLLAYLVLPRIHRILTTIYVPGYFIGRTRTSDGLLGDPVNLAFMGEEAAIHEALQRAGWTLADPVTLRSSIRIVTSTISRRSYHRAPVSPLFLFGRMQDFAYQQEVDGNPAQRHHVRFWRCPDDWPLPGGRRVEWLAAGTFDSSVGLSLFTLQVTHRIDADTDVERDHIVSSLLAADPGIRVAVIEDFSTSYHSRNGGGDSIRTDGDLPILDLRPVEVAAAAAAATDAATDTETVGLPESSVRDTAAVAAAMATEQRQDLPRKRAAFEPPASLFAPLNGDPGCADPPRSRRARFCCCSACSPASS; encoded by the coding sequence GTGGACGGAGAACGGCGTCGCAGCTACTCCATCGGAGTCGCGCTGGACTGGTTCTTCTTTGTGTTCGCCGGCGTCTCGGCGCTGTGGCTGGCCTATCTGAGCTTCACCGAGTCGTTCCGGGTCGGGTGGTGGGGACTTCTCGTCGCGATCGCGTTCTGGGTGCTCCTGGCCTACCTTGTGCTGCCCCGCATTCACCGCATCCTCACCACGATTTACGTGCCCGGCTATTTCATCGGGCGCACCCGAACCAGCGACGGTCTGCTCGGAGACCCCGTCAACCTCGCCTTCATGGGCGAGGAGGCTGCCATCCACGAGGCACTGCAGCGCGCCGGCTGGACCCTCGCCGACCCTGTCACCCTGCGGTCATCCATCCGGATCGTGACCTCGACGATCAGCCGACGCAGCTACCACCGGGCGCCCGTGAGCCCCCTGTTCCTCTTCGGCCGGATGCAGGACTTCGCCTACCAGCAGGAGGTCGACGGCAATCCCGCGCAGCGTCACCACGTTCGGTTCTGGCGATGCCCCGATGACTGGCCGCTCCCGGGCGGCCGCCGCGTCGAGTGGCTCGCCGCCGGTACCTTCGACAGCTCAGTCGGGTTGTCGCTGTTCACACTCCAGGTGACGCACCGCATCGACGCCGACACGGATGTCGAGCGCGACCACATCGTCAGTTCGCTCCTGGCAGCAGACCCCGGCATCCGCGTCGCGGTGATCGAGGACTTCTCCACGAGCTACCACTCGCGAAACGGCGGCGGCGACTCGATCCGAACCGATGGCGACCTGCCGATCCTTGATCTACGACCCGTGGAGGTCGCGGCGGCCGCCGCTGCGGCAACCGACGCGGCAACGGACACGGAGACGGTCGGGCTCCCGGAGTCGAGCGTGCGGGATACCGCTGCGGTCGCTGCAGCTATGGCGACCGAGCAGCGACAGGACCTGCCACGCAAGCGCGCCGCCTTCGAGCCTCCGGCATCCCTGTTCGCCCCCCTCAACGGGGACCCGGGATGCGCCGACCCGCCACGATCACGGCGGGCACGCTTCTGCTGCTGCTCCGCGTGCTCGCCGGCATCCTCCTGA
- a CDS encoding SDR family NAD(P)-dependent oxidoreductase codes for MNISGAAALVTGGASGLGLATAERLAAAGARVTIVDLPGSAGEDVAERLGGTFAAADVTDAGAVRGAVAMAAASGPLRVVVNCAGIGTPAKVLDRDGEPASIEAFERIVRINLIGTYTVLAQAAAAIARTDPDAESGDRGVIINTASVAAFDGQIGQPGYAASKGGVHAMTLPVARELARHAIRVVTIAPGIMETPMLAGLPQAAQDSLGQQVPYPARLGRPQEYAELVMGIVANGYLNGETIRLDGAIRMAPR; via the coding sequence ATGAACATCAGCGGTGCAGCAGCACTCGTCACCGGCGGAGCGAGTGGTTTGGGGTTGGCGACGGCAGAGCGGCTCGCAGCAGCCGGCGCGCGAGTCACGATCGTCGATCTGCCCGGGTCGGCAGGCGAAGACGTTGCTGAGCGACTCGGCGGTACCTTCGCTGCCGCCGACGTGACGGATGCTGGCGCCGTGCGCGGCGCGGTCGCAATGGCGGCGGCATCCGGGCCTCTTCGGGTCGTGGTCAACTGCGCCGGGATCGGCACGCCGGCCAAGGTGCTCGATCGGGATGGCGAACCCGCATCGATCGAGGCCTTCGAACGGATCGTTCGCATCAACCTCATCGGCACCTATACGGTTCTCGCGCAGGCAGCGGCAGCCATCGCCCGTACGGACCCGGATGCCGAGTCCGGCGACCGTGGCGTGATCATCAACACCGCCAGCGTCGCCGCGTTCGACGGCCAGATCGGGCAGCCCGGGTACGCCGCGAGCAAGGGCGGCGTACACGCCATGACACTGCCCGTCGCGCGGGAGCTGGCCCGTCATGCCATCCGCGTCGTCACAATCGCGCCGGGAATCATGGAGACGCCGATGCTCGCGGGTCTGCCGCAGGCGGCGCAGGATTCCCTGGGGCAGCAGGTGCCGTATCCGGCCCGACTGGGACGACCGCAGGAGTACGCGGAACTCGTCATGGGCATCGTGGCAAACGGCTACCTCAACGGTGAGACGATCCGCCTCGACGGAGCGATCCGGATGGCGCCGCGCTAA
- a CDS encoding energy-coupling factor transporter transmembrane component T family protein, with product MIDILTAAPSRVTQLNPVAKLLAIVVLTVPLVLTLDAVSAGVALAIELALFPFAGLGWRQFWRRTWIVWLLAPLTGVTIALYGQASGLIYAEWFVVRISEGSLTLALATMLRVLAIALPSVVLFAAVDPTDLADGLAQVLRLPARFVLGGLAGLRMVGLFVDDWRALELARRSRGVADRGRIRRFVGMAFALLVLSIRRGTKLAVAMEARGFGAPGPRTWARESRVGPAEWLLVLLGAVIAAVAVGAAVATGSWNFILGPS from the coding sequence GTGATCGACATCCTGACTGCCGCTCCCTCGCGAGTCACGCAGCTCAACCCGGTTGCGAAGCTCCTCGCGATCGTCGTGCTCACGGTTCCGCTCGTGCTGACCCTGGATGCCGTGTCGGCGGGGGTCGCGCTGGCGATCGAGCTCGCGCTGTTTCCGTTCGCGGGTCTGGGGTGGCGTCAGTTCTGGCGCCGCACGTGGATCGTCTGGCTGCTTGCGCCCCTGACGGGCGTGACGATCGCCCTGTATGGCCAGGCGAGTGGCCTGATCTACGCGGAGTGGTTCGTGGTGCGCATCAGTGAGGGCTCGCTCACCCTCGCCCTGGCAACCATGCTTCGGGTTCTCGCGATCGCCCTGCCGTCGGTCGTCCTGTTCGCCGCTGTCGACCCGACCGATCTGGCAGACGGGCTCGCGCAGGTGCTTCGGCTACCCGCCCGTTTCGTTCTCGGGGGGCTCGCGGGTCTCCGGATGGTGGGGCTCTTCGTCGACGACTGGCGCGCCCTGGAGCTTGCGCGCCGATCCCGCGGTGTCGCGGATCGCGGCCGCATCCGGCGCTTCGTGGGGATGGCGTTCGCGTTGCTGGTGCTCTCCATCCGTCGCGGCACGAAGCTTGCGGTGGCGATGGAAGCTCGCGGCTTCGGGGCACCCGGTCCCCGCACGTGGGCGCGGGAGTCTCGGGTCGGCCCCGCCGAGTGGCTGCTCGTTCTGCTGGGCGCGGTCATCGCTGCGGTAGCCGTGGGGGCTGCCGTCGCCACCGGCTCCTGGAACTTCATCCTCGGCCCGTCCTGA
- a CDS encoding ECF transporter S component, translated as MSVSSSTPTTTTRRFRWRIVDIVVASVIGVASGLIFLAWNVGYVGPGTLLEPLLPGLQGLLDGPWLFAGVLGALVIRKPGAAIYTEVLAAVVSALVGNQWGGFLTFEAGFVQGLGAEIVFLIFAYRVWRLPVAILAGAGAALAGGINNLILWFAGADVTFTIVYLISTVISGAVIAGLLSWLLVRALAATGALDAFPAGREVRQRV; from the coding sequence ATGTCTGTTTCGTCGTCCACCCCCACCACGACCACGCGTCGGTTCCGGTGGCGGATCGTCGACATCGTCGTCGCCAGCGTCATCGGCGTGGCATCCGGCCTGATCTTCCTGGCCTGGAATGTCGGCTACGTCGGCCCGGGCACGCTGCTCGAGCCGCTGCTCCCGGGCCTGCAGGGCCTGCTCGACGGGCCCTGGCTGTTCGCCGGGGTTCTCGGCGCGCTCGTCATCCGCAAGCCCGGCGCGGCGATCTACACGGAGGTACTCGCCGCTGTTGTTTCGGCTCTCGTCGGTAACCAGTGGGGTGGGTTTCTGACCTTCGAGGCGGGCTTCGTGCAGGGCCTCGGCGCCGAGATCGTGTTCCTGATCTTCGCCTACCGAGTCTGGAGGCTGCCGGTCGCCATCCTCGCCGGTGCCGGTGCTGCCCTGGCCGGCGGCATCAATAATCTGATCCTCTGGTTCGCGGGCGCCGACGTGACCTTCACGATCGTGTACCTCATCAGCACCGTCATCTCGGGGGCGGTGATCGCGGGTCTGCTCTCGTGGCTGCTGGTGCGCGCACTCGCCGCGACGGGCGCCCTCGATGCCTTCCCCGCCGGGCGCGAGGTCCGGCAGCGCGTCTGA
- a CDS encoding D-alanyl-D-alanine carboxypeptidase family protein, with protein sequence MTDTEAPTAPDPTDADPASSPAVGDAVERTDTAALQWARPATSPATRRAHDDTDPGDLLDGMPRRSLLRGTVIGPTLIVLAVVAAYAAVTLLWPLTAVMPTTQSVDVPPMTASLAAPAWPAEGSAAVAVDGFESTAPDGTVASTTDEAPLASITKLVTALMVLDRQPLALGETGPEYAFSSRDRSTYWNYRARGESALDVPVGGSLTEYQMLQGLLIGSANNYAARLADQFWPTDEVFESAAADWLRTHGISGITVVEPSGIDSDNVGTPAGVIALGRKALENPVIAEIVATPMVDLPGAGEVTNTNDLLADPGVVGIKTGSLFVNGREVDDLATARDLTIGDTTVRTYATVLAQPTDEQRDSSARALLAQLEAELTTPYVIPAGAVIGGVQTAWGSTPEIRTTTDATVVLWNGAASSSSSTLAVDDWEAGSPAGTFTLTGPVSSTTVEAALAAEIEQPSPWWRLTHPLQLFGLID encoded by the coding sequence ATGACTGACACGGAGGCGCCGACCGCCCCCGACCCGACCGACGCCGACCCGGCATCGAGTCCGGCCGTGGGTGACGCCGTGGAGCGCACCGATACCGCAGCCCTGCAGTGGGCCCGCCCCGCGACCTCGCCGGCTACACGCCGGGCGCACGATGACACGGATCCCGGCGACCTCCTCGACGGAATGCCGCGCCGATCGCTGCTGCGCGGGACGGTCATCGGCCCGACTCTCATCGTCCTCGCCGTCGTTGCCGCCTATGCCGCCGTCACGTTGCTGTGGCCGTTGACCGCGGTCATGCCGACGACGCAGTCGGTCGACGTCCCGCCGATGACGGCATCCCTTGCTGCCCCGGCGTGGCCCGCGGAGGGATCGGCGGCGGTGGCCGTCGACGGGTTCGAGTCGACAGCTCCCGACGGAACCGTGGCCTCGACGACGGATGAGGCGCCGCTGGCGAGCATCACCAAGCTCGTGACCGCGCTCATGGTGCTCGACCGCCAGCCACTCGCCCTGGGCGAGACCGGCCCGGAGTATGCGTTCAGCTCGCGCGATCGGTCGACGTACTGGAACTACCGGGCGCGCGGCGAATCGGCCCTGGACGTTCCTGTCGGCGGTTCCCTGACCGAGTACCAGATGCTGCAGGGGCTGCTGATCGGCTCGGCCAACAACTACGCCGCACGCTTGGCTGACCAGTTCTGGCCGACGGACGAGGTGTTCGAGAGCGCCGCGGCCGACTGGCTGAGAACACACGGGATCAGCGGTATCACCGTCGTGGAACCCTCAGGTATCGACTCCGACAACGTCGGCACCCCCGCCGGCGTGATCGCGCTTGGCCGCAAGGCGCTCGAAAATCCCGTCATCGCCGAAATCGTCGCGACACCGATGGTGGACCTGCCCGGCGCCGGCGAGGTCACGAACACCAACGATCTGCTGGCAGATCCCGGCGTCGTCGGTATCAAGACAGGGTCGCTCTTCGTGAACGGCCGTGAGGTTGACGACCTTGCTACCGCGAGAGACCTCACCATCGGCGACACGACGGTCCGCACCTACGCGACGGTCCTGGCCCAGCCAACCGACGAGCAGCGTGACAGCTCAGCCCGGGCGTTGCTGGCCCAGCTCGAGGCGGAGCTGACGACCCCGTACGTGATCCCGGCCGGAGCCGTCATCGGGGGTGTGCAGACCGCGTGGGGATCGACGCCGGAGATCCGCACCACGACGGATGCCACGGTCGTGCTGTGGAATGGCGCGGCGTCGAGTTCGTCCTCCACGCTCGCCGTCGACGATTGGGAAGCCGGATCGCCGGCGGGCACCTTCACCCTCACCGGCCCCGTGAGCTCGACCACCGTCGAGGCTGCGTTGGCCGCAGAAATCGAGCAACCCTCTCCGTGGTGGCGACTGACTCACCCCCTGCAGCTGTTCGGCCTCATCGACTGA
- a CDS encoding ABC transporter ATP-binding protein, producing MPDGQVLEFSGLTKRFGTISAVADLTCRVQPGRITAFLGPNGAGKTTTLRMLLGLIRPTSGSATIGGRRYDELAHPLRTVGAVLEATGFHPGRTGAAHLTVYAQAAGIPRSRVDEVLELVGLTQAAGRKVGGYSLGMRQRLGVAFALLGDPGVLVLDEPTNGLDPEGIRWMRSFLRTLSAEGRTILVSSHLLAEVQQTVDAALIISGGRLVFEGSLADLAYQEVPVTLVDAPDRGALVAALEGAGVPLEQLRTGIQVQGLDATRVGAIAASAGIALSALTDRGPALEEIFLEYVNGTRPPRLLTDDPQQAPPVDASPVAGEAVEPAEPAEHTAPDEDPEPRVDDEEGANR from the coding sequence ATGCCCGATGGACAGGTTCTGGAGTTCTCGGGGCTCACCAAGCGCTTCGGGACGATTTCGGCGGTCGCGGATCTCACGTGTCGTGTTCAGCCCGGACGCATCACGGCGTTTCTCGGACCCAACGGCGCCGGCAAGACCACGACGCTCCGGATGCTGCTCGGCCTCATCCGCCCGACCTCGGGCTCGGCAACCATCGGCGGTCGCCGCTACGACGAACTCGCTCATCCGCTGCGTACGGTCGGCGCGGTCCTCGAGGCGACCGGCTTTCACCCCGGCCGCACCGGCGCAGCCCATCTGACCGTGTACGCGCAGGCCGCCGGCATCCCCCGCTCACGGGTCGACGAGGTGCTGGAACTGGTCGGGCTCACGCAGGCGGCGGGGCGCAAGGTCGGCGGCTACTCGCTTGGAATGCGCCAGCGACTCGGGGTCGCATTCGCGCTGCTCGGCGATCCGGGAGTCCTCGTGCTCGACGAGCCGACGAACGGGCTCGATCCTGAGGGCATCCGATGGATGCGGTCGTTCCTGCGGACGCTGTCGGCCGAGGGCCGGACGATCCTCGTGTCGTCTCATCTGCTCGCCGAGGTGCAGCAGACGGTGGATGCTGCACTCATCATCTCGGGCGGCCGCCTCGTATTCGAGGGGTCGCTGGCTGACCTGGCCTACCAGGAGGTCCCTGTCACGCTTGTCGACGCCCCCGACCGCGGCGCGCTTGTCGCAGCGCTGGAGGGCGCGGGCGTTCCGCTCGAACAGCTGCGCACCGGCATCCAGGTGCAGGGCCTCGACGCTACCCGCGTCGGGGCGATCGCCGCATCCGCTGGCATCGCCCTGTCGGCGCTGACCGACCGGGGCCCGGCCTTGGAAGAGATCTTCCTCGAGTACGTCAACGGGACCAGGCCACCGCGGCTGCTGACGGATGATCCGCAGCAGGCACCGCCAGTGGATGCCAGCCCGGTAGCAGGCGAAGCTGTCGAACCAGCAGAACCCGCCGAGCACACCGCCCCGGACGAGGACCCTGAACCGAGAGTCGACGACGAGGAAGGGGCGAACCGATGA
- a CDS encoding ABC transporter permease, producing MTVATVTRSEFTKLFSTSLWWVLGLVLVLYIASTAGALAFVFGAVSSGALPGDGAPVPAEGVAPLLYSLAASVGYVIPLILGTLIVTSEFRHKTLTATFLATPRRGTVLWAKIVAGAVVGVGFGVVGVLSSVAPAAGVLAVFGIAPDLGVSSTWALIGRVVIALTIWVIVGIGVGALVRNQVAAVVGVLVFTQFLEPIARTAGAFVEGLDTVTTYLPGAASDALVGASIFQMAGAGTSTSGLEWWAGGAVLLAYALVLLVLGYALNWRRDVS from the coding sequence ATGACCGTCGCCACCGTTACCCGGTCGGAGTTCACGAAGCTCTTCTCGACATCCCTGTGGTGGGTCCTGGGGCTCGTGCTCGTGCTCTACATCGCCTCCACCGCAGGCGCGCTCGCGTTCGTGTTCGGGGCCGTCAGCAGCGGAGCTCTTCCCGGCGACGGCGCACCGGTCCCGGCCGAGGGCGTCGCGCCCCTGCTCTATTCGCTGGCGGCGAGCGTCGGATACGTCATCCCGCTCATCCTGGGCACCCTCATCGTCACGAGCGAGTTCCGGCACAAGACGTTGACGGCGACGTTCCTCGCCACGCCACGTCGCGGAACTGTCCTGTGGGCGAAGATCGTGGCCGGCGCTGTCGTCGGCGTGGGCTTCGGGGTCGTCGGAGTACTGTCATCGGTCGCGCCGGCCGCCGGGGTTCTCGCGGTGTTCGGCATCGCCCCTGATCTGGGAGTCAGCTCCACCTGGGCACTGATCGGACGCGTCGTGATCGCACTGACGATCTGGGTGATCGTCGGAATCGGGGTCGGTGCTCTCGTTCGCAACCAGGTAGCGGCGGTCGTGGGAGTGCTCGTCTTCACCCAGTTCCTCGAACCCATCGCGCGCACGGCGGGGGCGTTCGTGGAGGGACTGGACACCGTCACCACCTACCTGCCGGGCGCGGCAAGCGATGCCCTGGTCGGCGCCAGCATCTTCCAGATGGCGGGCGCGGGAACCAGCACGAGCGGACTCGAATGGTGGGCCGGCGGCGCCGTCCTTCTGGCGTACGCGCTCGTCCTGCTCGTTCTCGGCTACGCGCTCAACTGGCGTCGCGACGTCAGCTGA